A stretch of Usitatibacter palustris DNA encodes these proteins:
- a CDS encoding class I SAM-dependent methyltransferase produces MKKVLNVGGNTKAIALPPQYAEFEHLLLDIDPRGSPDVVCDARELATLGVGQFDAVYCSHNLEHYYRHDVRRVLAGFLHVLKDGGFADIRVPDILDVMRATVERGLDIDDVLYVSTAGPIMVLDVLYGFHAEIEQSGQDFFAHKTGFSQKSLLTAVRNAGFSRTYSMVGNLEVRVLAFKGTPDPAARALFSLPND; encoded by the coding sequence ATGAAGAAAGTCCTGAACGTGGGCGGCAACACCAAGGCCATCGCCCTGCCCCCCCAGTACGCCGAATTCGAGCACCTGCTGCTCGATATCGATCCCAGGGGTTCGCCGGATGTCGTGTGCGATGCCCGCGAGCTCGCAACCCTGGGCGTCGGCCAGTTCGACGCCGTCTATTGCTCACACAACCTGGAGCACTACTACCGGCATGACGTTCGGCGCGTTCTTGCCGGGTTCCTGCATGTCCTCAAGGACGGCGGCTTCGCGGATATCCGGGTGCCCGACATCCTCGACGTCATGCGAGCCACCGTGGAGAGAGGCCTGGACATCGATGACGTGCTCTACGTATCAACGGCCGGCCCGATCATGGTCCTGGACGTGCTGTACGGTTTCCACGCGGAAATCGAGCAAAGTGGCCAGGATTTTTTCGCCCACAAGACCGGCTTTTCACAGAAATCCCTGCTGACGGCCGTGCGAAACGCCGGTTTCTCGAGGACCTATTCCATGGTGGGAAACCTCGAAGTCAGGGTCCTGGCATTCAAGGGGACGCCCGACCCAGCAGCACGCGCACTATTTTCTCTCCCCAACGACTGA
- a CDS encoding TonB-dependent receptor plug domain-containing protein produces MSRLIPAFLCAASLTAVAQQTPAPATPTPPQPRKEEPQKLEKIEVQADGLAERRESTASKIIVNSEEIQKYGDTNLLEVLKRLPGVTVDSGPGGRGGAVRMRGLGSGYTQILVNGERMPPGFTLDSIAPDLIERIEIIRGASAEYSAQAMAGTINVVLKRALSTQRKELKLNVSLENDKPNVNVSGQWADKSGSLSWTLPFNATRFSFTGEGSSEQRVYDPDWDLTQFFLSRRLSEGFGGNVNIAPRLSWNLGTNNTLNVDAFALFNPFRGHFIEDNTPVSGPPPQYVSTDLRVANTNRTARANAQWVRRFTDGSRIDAKVGGTIFDFNSDSTFAGNDLAGITTLERTVDSTIRDGGLTTIGKYSFPVTKGHAMVTGWDGGWNEREDTRLQQDLNPVTGVATRLDEAFDTSIRRFALFGQDEWDVTDRLAVYLGLRWEGIETKSAGNTYDEIRNRSSVWSPIVNVLWKLPNTTKDQVRAGLSRTYRPPQIQELVPRRFFAPNNSPTTPDFIGNPDLKPELAWGLDAAYEHYPDAGGNMSISAYYRIIDDVIQREVVFEDGLYISRPGNVGSAVVRGLEFDAKGKLKQIWADGPDVDLRGNFAINRSKVDTLPGPNNRLDSQVPWNGTVAFDYKVPTTPLTVGSSFTARAGGTVRTSLAQTLYRSVTRQLEAYGLWRFSPTYQLRFTVQDILAQDALTVNSFTDATGTVERTTLDSRFRRFSFLWEMKL; encoded by the coding sequence TTGTCCCGACTGATTCCTGCTTTCCTCTGTGCCGCGAGCCTCACCGCCGTTGCCCAGCAGACTCCCGCCCCCGCCACCCCGACGCCCCCGCAGCCCCGCAAGGAAGAGCCGCAGAAGCTCGAGAAGATCGAGGTGCAGGCCGATGGCCTCGCCGAGCGGCGCGAGTCCACCGCTTCCAAGATCATCGTCAACAGCGAAGAGATCCAGAAGTACGGCGACACCAACCTGCTCGAGGTGCTCAAGCGCCTGCCGGGCGTGACGGTCGATTCCGGGCCGGGCGGGCGCGGCGGCGCGGTGCGCATGCGCGGGCTCGGCAGCGGCTATACGCAGATCCTCGTGAACGGCGAGCGCATGCCGCCGGGCTTCACGCTCGACAGCATCGCGCCCGACCTCATCGAGCGCATCGAGATCATCCGGGGGGCCAGCGCGGAGTACAGCGCGCAGGCAATGGCGGGCACGATCAACGTCGTGCTCAAGCGCGCACTGTCCACCCAGCGCAAGGAACTCAAGCTCAACGTTTCGCTCGAGAATGACAAGCCGAACGTCAACGTCTCGGGACAATGGGCTGACAAGTCCGGGAGCCTTTCGTGGACGCTGCCGTTCAACGCCACGCGCTTCTCGTTCACGGGCGAAGGCTCTAGCGAACAACGCGTCTACGATCCCGACTGGGACCTTACGCAGTTCTTCCTGAGCCGCCGGTTGAGCGAAGGCTTCGGCGGCAACGTGAACATCGCGCCGCGCCTGTCGTGGAACCTCGGGACCAACAACACGCTGAACGTCGATGCGTTCGCGTTGTTCAATCCGTTCCGCGGCCACTTCATCGAGGACAACACGCCCGTGTCGGGTCCGCCGCCGCAGTACGTCTCGACCGACCTGCGGGTCGCGAACACGAACCGAACGGCGCGCGCCAACGCCCAGTGGGTGCGGCGCTTCACCGATGGCAGCCGCATCGACGCGAAGGTCGGCGGCACGATCTTCGATTTCAACTCGGACTCGACCTTCGCGGGCAACGACCTCGCCGGCATCACGACCCTCGAGCGCACGGTCGACAGCACGATCCGCGACGGCGGCCTCACCACCATCGGCAAGTATTCATTCCCCGTCACGAAGGGCCACGCCATGGTGACGGGCTGGGACGGCGGGTGGAACGAGCGCGAGGACACGCGCCTGCAGCAGGACCTCAATCCCGTCACCGGCGTCGCGACGCGTCTGGACGAAGCGTTCGACACGAGCATCCGGCGCTTCGCGCTCTTCGGCCAGGACGAGTGGGACGTCACCGATCGACTTGCGGTCTACCTCGGCCTGCGCTGGGAAGGCATCGAGACGAAAAGCGCGGGCAACACCTACGACGAGATCCGCAACCGTTCGAGCGTGTGGAGCCCCATCGTCAACGTGTTGTGGAAGCTGCCGAACACGACGAAGGACCAGGTGCGCGCAGGCCTGTCGCGCACGTACCGGCCGCCGCAGATCCAGGAGCTGGTGCCGCGCCGCTTCTTCGCGCCGAACAACTCGCCCACCACGCCCGACTTCATCGGCAATCCCGACCTCAAGCCCGAGCTCGCGTGGGGCCTCGACGCGGCGTACGAGCACTACCCCGATGCCGGCGGCAACATGAGCATCTCCGCGTACTACCGGATCATCGATGACGTGATCCAGCGCGAAGTCGTGTTCGAAGACGGCCTCTACATCTCGCGCCCGGGCAACGTCGGCAGCGCCGTGGTGCGCGGGCTCGAATTCGACGCGAAGGGCAAGCTGAAGCAGATCTGGGCCGACGGTCCGGACGTCGACCTGCGCGGCAACTTCGCGATCAACCGCTCGAAGGTGGATACGCTGCCCGGCCCGAACAATCGCCTCGATTCGCAGGTGCCGTGGAACGGGACTGTCGCGTTCGACTACAAGGTTCCCACCACGCCGCTCACGGTGGGTTCGAGCTTCACCGCACGGGCAGGCGGCACGGTGCGCACTTCGCTCGCGCAAACCCTCTATCGCAGCGTGACGCGGCAGCTCGAGGCCTATGGCCTGTGGCGCTTCTCGCCCACTTACCAGCTTCGCTTCACGGTGCAGGACATCCTCGCGCAGGATGCGCTCACTGTGAACTCGTTCACCGACGCGACCGGCACCGTGGAGCGCACCACGCTCGACTCGCGCTTCCGGCGCTTCTCCTTCCTCTGGGAGATGAAGCTCTGA
- a CDS encoding DUF3592 domain-containing protein yields MDTHTEVKSIVTAACFGLLLASAGCASIVDDFSGRTEACRILATGEPGTGTIVRLIDTGATINNDPVVEFVVRVVPANGTPFEGRAKSLVSRLDVPAVQPGRVLPVKYDPRDPARVAFDLGSCPAK; encoded by the coding sequence ATGGATACCCACACCGAAGTGAAATCGATCGTGACCGCGGCATGCTTCGGCTTGCTGCTGGCGAGCGCGGGTTGTGCCTCGATCGTCGATGACTTCAGCGGCCGAACAGAGGCGTGCAGGATCCTCGCGACAGGCGAGCCGGGCACAGGGACCATCGTTCGCCTGATCGACACGGGCGCGACCATCAACAACGATCCGGTCGTCGAGTTCGTGGTGCGCGTCGTGCCGGCCAATGGCACGCCCTTCGAGGGACGGGCCAAGTCGCTGGTCTCGCGTCTGGATGTTCCGGCGGTGCAACCGGGACGCGTTCTTCCGGTGAAATACGACCCACGGGATCCGGCGCGAGTGGCCTTCGATCTCGGGAGCTGCCCCGCCAAGTAA
- a CDS encoding hydroxypyruvate isomerase family protein has product MPRFAANLGFLFTEHDFLERFGAARRAGFAAVEFASPYDHPAQRVAERLEEHGLACALFNLPMGDRAKGDFGLACRPERIAEFRSGVARAIEYALALRCPRMNCVAGKQLPGEDAAVLRATLIDNITYAATELARAELELVVEPINSIDAPGFFLTRCSEGAALIAEVNAPNLALQCDLYHVAMMRDDPAATLDSLKSVIRHVQFADAPGRNEPGCGRLDFAALFAQLDRLGYAGWTSAEYRPSKRTEDTLVWMK; this is encoded by the coding sequence GTGCCGCGATTTGCCGCGAACCTGGGCTTTCTTTTCACCGAGCACGATTTCCTCGAGCGCTTCGGCGCCGCACGGCGCGCCGGATTCGCGGCCGTCGAGTTCGCGTCACCCTACGATCACCCGGCGCAGCGCGTCGCCGAGCGGCTCGAAGAGCACGGCCTCGCGTGCGCGCTTTTCAACCTGCCGATGGGCGATCGCGCGAAGGGGGACTTCGGCCTCGCGTGCCGGCCCGAGCGCATCGCGGAGTTCCGGTCAGGTGTCGCGCGCGCCATCGAGTACGCGCTCGCCCTTCGCTGCCCGCGCATGAACTGTGTCGCAGGCAAGCAGCTCCCCGGCGAGGATGCGGCCGTGCTGCGAGCGACGCTCATCGACAACATCACCTACGCCGCGACCGAGCTCGCGCGCGCGGAGCTCGAGCTCGTCGTCGAACCGATCAACTCGATCGACGCACCCGGCTTCTTCCTCACGCGCTGCAGCGAAGGTGCCGCGCTGATCGCCGAAGTGAACGCGCCCAACCTCGCGCTGCAATGCGACCTCTATCACGTCGCGATGATGCGCGATGACCCTGCGGCCACACTCGACAGCCTGAAGTCCGTCATCCGCCACGTGCAGTTCGCCGATGCGCCGGGGCGCAACGAACCCGGGTGCGGCCGCCTCGATTTCGCCGCCCTCTTCGCGCAGCTCGATCGGCTCGGCTACGCGGGCTGGACCTCCGCGGAATACCGTCCGTCGAAACGCACCGAGGACACGCTGGTCTGGATGAAATAG
- a CDS encoding S1C family serine protease, with amino-acid sequence MKLPALFLCIGVALPAFGAVSQAPADKPKEEDAAYQTLISAANAVVAVKMKALANARSAETLGNERLGSGVLIAPSGLVLTIGYLILEADQVDVTTVGGRTIPATVVAYDHATGFGLLRPIGPLDVKPVRLGNSGKVDALDRMMVATGSGELGVSVTTVVSKRTFAGYWEYLIDDALFTSPPRLDHSGAALINKDGELVGIGSLFVMDAQTPGERLPGNMFVPVDLLKPIIDEMIETGRQKAGVRPWLGINSLEEDGRIKVLRVTSDGPAEKAGIKPGDIILTVGGQKVEKLDDFYKKLWSSGKPGVEVALKILQGAEVRDLKIRSIDRLEFVRKKPTI; translated from the coding sequence ATGAAACTTCCCGCCCTGTTCCTGTGCATCGGTGTCGCGTTGCCCGCCTTCGGCGCTGTCAGCCAGGCGCCCGCGGACAAGCCCAAGGAGGAAGACGCCGCCTACCAGACGCTGATCTCGGCCGCGAACGCCGTCGTCGCGGTCAAGATGAAGGCGCTCGCCAATGCGCGGTCGGCGGAAACCCTCGGCAATGAGCGGCTTGGCAGCGGCGTCCTGATCGCGCCCAGCGGACTGGTGCTCACGATTGGCTACCTCATCCTCGAGGCCGACCAGGTCGACGTGACCACGGTCGGCGGCCGCACCATTCCCGCGACGGTGGTCGCCTACGACCACGCGACCGGCTTCGGATTGCTGCGTCCCATCGGCCCGCTCGACGTGAAGCCCGTGCGCCTGGGCAACTCGGGCAAGGTCGACGCCCTCGATCGCATGATGGTCGCCACCGGCAGCGGCGAGCTGGGCGTGTCGGTCACCACGGTGGTTTCCAAGCGCACGTTCGCGGGCTACTGGGAATACCTGATCGACGACGCGCTGTTCACCTCGCCGCCGCGTCTCGACCACAGCGGCGCGGCGCTCATCAACAAGGACGGCGAGCTCGTGGGCATCGGCTCGCTGTTCGTCATGGACGCGCAAACGCCGGGCGAACGGCTGCCCGGCAACATGTTCGTGCCGGTGGATCTCCTCAAACCGATCATCGACGAGATGATCGAGACCGGGCGGCAGAAGGCGGGCGTGCGGCCGTGGCTCGGCATCAACTCGCTCGAGGAGGACGGCCGCATCAAGGTGCTGCGCGTCACCTCCGATGGTCCCGCGGAGAAAGCGGGCATCAAGCCCGGCGACATCATCCTCACGGTGGGTGGCCAGAAGGTCGAGAAGCTCGATGATTTCTACAAGAAGCTCTGGTCGAGCGGCAAGCCGGGCGTCGAAGTCGCGCTGAAGATCCTCCAGGGGGCGGAAGTCCGCGATCTGAAGATCCGTTCCATCGATCGCCTCGAGTTCGTTAGAAAGAAGCCGACGATCTGA
- a CDS encoding MFS transporter: protein MPLRRLLYTAAFLRALAIGLMAVLIGLYCAKLGLSPVQIGAVLSAALWGAALAALLTMVMGPRLSERAMLVALTALPVVGGAILLNSETFALVLAAAFLGMFNVHGRDRGAIPILEQALFPATTTDADRTRVFAWYNVLLDVGYAMGGLIAGLPTLLEATTDLSTLDAMRITLVIFCALYGAAAILYARLPAIVDEVKPVGLRSLSPESRPIVAKISALFLLDAFGGGFIGTAIFAYFFVERFGATAATVAILFSVGRLLSAFSHLAAAWLARRIGLVNTMVFTHIPSSILLFTIVGVDSFAWAAFFFLVREGLNEMDVPTRQSYVMAVVKPEERLAAAGITNLVRSGGWAAAPILAGVMIQGMGLGVPLVVAGVTKIAYDLLLWREFRRVKPPEEK from the coding sequence TTGCCCCTCCGCCGCCTCCTCTACACCGCCGCCTTCCTCCGCGCGCTCGCCATCGGCCTGATGGCCGTGCTGATCGGGCTCTACTGCGCGAAGCTCGGTCTCTCGCCGGTGCAGATCGGCGCCGTGCTCTCCGCGGCACTCTGGGGCGCCGCGCTCGCGGCCCTCCTCACCATGGTGATGGGGCCGCGGCTCTCCGAGCGCGCGATGCTGGTGGCGCTCACGGCGCTGCCCGTCGTCGGCGGCGCGATCCTGCTCAACTCGGAGACATTCGCGCTGGTGCTCGCCGCGGCGTTCCTCGGGATGTTCAACGTGCACGGGCGTGATCGCGGCGCGATCCCGATCCTCGAGCAGGCGCTCTTCCCCGCCACGACGACCGATGCCGATCGCACGCGCGTTTTCGCCTGGTACAACGTGCTGCTCGACGTGGGGTACGCGATGGGCGGCTTGATCGCGGGCTTGCCCACACTGCTCGAAGCCACCACGGATCTTTCAACGCTCGACGCGATGCGCATCACGCTGGTGATCTTCTGCGCGCTCTACGGCGCGGCGGCGATCCTCTACGCGCGCCTGCCTGCGATCGTCGACGAGGTGAAGCCGGTGGGATTGCGCAGTCTCTCGCCCGAGAGCCGGCCGATCGTCGCGAAGATCTCCGCGCTGTTCCTGCTCGATGCATTCGGCGGCGGCTTCATCGGCACGGCGATCTTCGCGTACTTCTTCGTGGAGCGATTCGGCGCCACCGCCGCGACCGTCGCGATTCTCTTCAGCGTGGGCCGCCTGCTCTCGGCGTTCTCGCATCTCGCCGCGGCATGGCTCGCGCGGCGCATCGGCCTCGTGAACACGATGGTCTTCACGCACATCCCGTCGAGCATCCTGCTCTTCACCATCGTGGGCGTGGACAGCTTCGCGTGGGCGGCCTTCTTCTTCCTCGTGCGCGAAGGCCTCAACGAGATGGATGTGCCCACGCGCCAGTCTTACGTGATGGCGGTGGTGAAACCCGAGGAGCGCCTCGCCGCCGCGGGCATCACGAACCTCGTGCGTTCGGGAGGTTGGGCCGCCGCGCCCATACTCGCGGGCGTGATGATCCAGGGCATGGGGCTGGGCGTACCGCTCGTCGTCGCGGGCGTCACGAAGATCGCCTACGACCTGCTGCTGTGGCGTGAATTCAGGCGGGTGAAGCCGCCCGAGGAGAAATAA
- a CDS encoding DUF4019 domain-containing protein: MYLRKLTSAFFAITIAAGIASAQEPSAPAAPPVPPAPATPGTAATQGSPATQPGLSVQPPEPAAPAEEVSTIPAQRAALAWLALVDAGSYGLSWDEGSATFRAAIKRDDWEKALAAVRGPLGELRGRKLRQMRYANGLPKAPPGEYVVILFDTQFGERPSLETVTPMLDKDGTWRVAGYHIR, encoded by the coding sequence ATGTACCTGCGGAAACTGACTTCAGCGTTCTTCGCGATCACGATCGCGGCAGGCATCGCCTCGGCGCAGGAGCCATCCGCGCCCGCTGCGCCTCCCGTGCCTCCCGCTCCCGCCACGCCGGGCACGGCAGCCACGCAAGGCTCGCCCGCCACGCAGCCCGGGCTCTCCGTGCAGCCGCCCGAACCCGCGGCCCCCGCCGAAGAGGTCAGCACGATTCCCGCGCAGAGGGCCGCGCTCGCCTGGCTCGCCCTCGTCGACGCCGGCAGCTATGGCCTGAGCTGGGATGAAGGCTCGGCGACATTCCGTGCGGCGATCAAGCGCGACGACTGGGAGAAGGCTCTTGCGGCGGTGCGCGGCCCGCTAGGTGAACTGCGCGGACGCAAGCTTCGCCAGATGCGCTACGCCAACGGCCTGCCCAAGGCGCCGCCCGGTGAGTACGTCGTGATCCTGTTCGACACGCAGTTCGGCGAACGCCCGAGCCTGGAAACCGTCACGCCCATGCTCGACAAGGATGGCACCTGGCGCGTCGCGGGCTACCACATCCGATGA
- a CDS encoding SPFH domain-containing protein: MSAYRKEGSIEKPAITMNGIFMVLVLLGLIALLVFLLISRAIPLAILDGIAIVFVACGFFMLQPNEASVLTRFGSYLGTERKPGLHWTLAWNGRKRISARIRNHNIDTLKVNDKRGNPVEIAAVVVWRVEDTAQALFDVDDYEHFVKVQSESALRHIATGYNYDEGEHTDANEVTLRGGADVVADALRDELQARVQQAGVQVQEAKLTHLAYAAEIAGAMLRRQQAEAVISARAKIVTGAVTMVEMALKSLSERKVVELDDERRAAMVSNLMVVLCSDRDAQPIVNTGTLYQ, translated from the coding sequence ATGTCCGCGTATCGCAAGGAAGGCAGCATCGAGAAACCCGCCATCACGATGAACGGCATCTTCATGGTGCTGGTGCTCCTCGGGCTCATCGCCCTCCTCGTGTTCCTGCTCATTTCGCGCGCGATCCCGCTCGCCATCCTCGATGGGATTGCGATCGTGTTCGTCGCCTGCGGCTTCTTCATGCTCCAGCCCAATGAAGCGTCCGTGCTCACGCGTTTCGGTTCCTACCTCGGCACCGAGCGCAAGCCGGGCCTGCACTGGACGCTGGCGTGGAACGGCCGCAAGAGGATCAGCGCGCGCATCCGCAACCACAACATCGACACGCTCAAGGTGAACGACAAGCGCGGCAATCCGGTGGAGATCGCCGCCGTGGTCGTGTGGCGCGTCGAGGACACGGCGCAGGCCCTCTTTGATGTGGACGACTACGAACACTTCGTGAAGGTGCAGAGCGAATCGGCGCTCCGCCATATCGCCACGGGATACAACTACGACGAGGGCGAGCACACCGACGCGAATGAAGTCACGCTGCGCGGCGGCGCGGACGTCGTCGCCGATGCGTTGCGCGACGAGCTCCAGGCGCGTGTCCAGCAGGCGGGCGTGCAGGTCCAGGAAGCCAAGCTCACGCACCTCGCGTATGCGGCGGAAATCGCCGGCGCGATGCTGCGCCGCCAGCAGGCCGAGGCGGTGATCTCGGCGCGCGCGAAGATCGTGACGGGCGCGGTGACGATGGTCGAGATGGCGCTGAAGAGCCTCTCGGAGCGCAAGGTGGTGGAGCTCGACGACGAGCGCCGCGCCGCGATGGTCTCGAACCTGATGGTGGTGCTCTGTTCGGATCGCGATGCCCAGCCGATCGTGAACACCGGAACGCTGTACCAATAA
- a CDS encoding alanine racemase: MLTDLDTPALILDAQKVKANCDHLRTRLQSMGVSLRPHVKTAKSLEVVRMAHGGGTGPITVSTLKEAEFFFSHGFKDILYAVGIAPNKFARAAALKRAGCTLSVVLDGVQAAKAFKEFCSAESLAIPALIEIDTDDHRAGVKPDAPELTDIGAILGSQLGGVMTHCGNSYISKSTDEIRGWAKTEREGIVHSSGRLRAAGHAAPVASVGSTPTAMFGETFAGLTEVRAGVYVFHDLVMAGLGVCRTDEIAMSVLASVIGHQAQKGWIITDAGWMALSRDRGTAKQAVDQGYGLVCDVDGRALGDLVVIDANQEHGVIARRGGLPAKLEDFPVGKMVRVLPNHACATGAQHGAYQVVNGSTAVAATWERFNGW, encoded by the coding sequence ATGCTGACCGATCTCGATACGCCTGCGCTCATCCTCGACGCGCAGAAGGTGAAGGCGAACTGCGATCACCTGCGCACGCGCCTGCAATCGATGGGTGTCTCGCTGCGCCCGCACGTGAAGACGGCGAAATCGCTGGAGGTCGTGCGCATGGCGCACGGAGGCGGTACCGGGCCGATCACCGTTTCCACGCTCAAGGAGGCCGAGTTCTTCTTCTCGCACGGCTTCAAGGACATCCTCTACGCCGTGGGTATCGCGCCCAACAAGTTCGCTCGCGCCGCGGCCCTGAAGCGAGCCGGGTGCACGCTCTCGGTCGTCCTCGACGGCGTGCAGGCCGCGAAGGCGTTCAAGGAGTTCTGCAGCGCCGAATCACTTGCCATTCCCGCGCTCATCGAGATCGACACCGATGACCATCGCGCCGGCGTGAAGCCGGATGCGCCCGAGCTCACGGACATCGGCGCGATCCTCGGCTCGCAGCTCGGCGGCGTGATGACGCACTGCGGGAACTCCTACATCTCGAAGTCCACCGACGAGATCCGCGGGTGGGCGAAGACCGAGCGCGAAGGCATCGTGCACTCGAGCGGCCGGCTGCGCGCTGCGGGCCACGCAGCACCGGTGGCGAGCGTGGGTTCCACGCCCACCGCGATGTTCGGGGAAACGTTCGCCGGCCTCACCGAAGTGCGCGCCGGCGTCTACGTCTTCCACGACCTCGTGATGGCGGGCCTGGGCGTGTGCCGCACGGACGAGATCGCGATGTCGGTGCTCGCGTCCGTGATCGGCCACCAGGCGCAGAAGGGCTGGATCATCACCGATGCGGGCTGGATGGCGCTCTCGCGCGATCGCGGCACGGCCAAGCAGGCGGTGGACCAGGGCTACGGGCTGGTCTGCGACGTCGATGGCCGCGCGCTCGGGGATCTCGTCGTGATCGACGCGAACCAGGAGCACGGCGTGATCGCGCGTCGCGGGGGATTGCCGGCGAAGCTCGAGGATTTTCCCGTCGGGAAGATGGTGCGCGTACTCCCGAACCACGCGTGCGCGACGGGCGCGCAGCATGGCGCCTACCAGGTGGTGAACGGGTCCACGGCGGTCGCCGCGACCTGGGAGCGCTTCAACGGCTGGTAG
- a CDS encoding tripartite tricarboxylate transporter substrate binding protein, with protein sequence MNQTLAAGLAACLLSLSPIAPAQDWPAKPVKIISVFPPGGSVDQVARIFAAQLQTQLGQPFIVENKGGASGSIGAAAIAQAPPDGYTFGVVFDTHGVNPSLIPGLPFDTLKDLAPVMLVGTSAMAVVAHPAQPFKDFRDVLAAAKAKPGSVAYGSIGTGSLGHLALAQIGNQAKVEFTHVPYKGGGPLMIDAVGGQVPLAVGTVFLVNPHVKAGKLKALAVTSMNATPQMPGVATVAEQGVPGFSALAWWGVIAPAGTPAPIVKRMYDELTKALKTPAVAEKLTAQGMDIVGGGPADLDKFLRAEIERWAKVVRDNKIKAGD encoded by the coding sequence ATGAACCAGACTCTTGCCGCGGGCCTCGCAGCCTGCTTGCTGTCGCTTTCCCCGATCGCCCCGGCCCAGGATTGGCCGGCGAAGCCCGTCAAAATCATCTCGGTATTCCCCCCCGGCGGCTCGGTCGACCAGGTCGCGCGCATTTTCGCCGCGCAACTGCAGACCCAGCTCGGCCAGCCCTTCATCGTCGAGAACAAGGGGGGCGCCTCGGGTTCGATCGGCGCGGCCGCCATCGCGCAGGCGCCGCCCGACGGCTACACGTTCGGCGTGGTCTTCGACACTCACGGCGTGAACCCCTCGCTGATCCCGGGCCTGCCGTTCGACACGCTGAAGGATCTCGCGCCGGTGATGCTCGTCGGCACCTCGGCGATGGCGGTGGTCGCGCACCCGGCGCAGCCCTTCAAGGATTTCCGCGACGTGCTCGCCGCCGCGAAGGCCAAGCCGGGCAGCGTGGCCTACGGCTCCATCGGTACCGGCAGCCTCGGCCACCTCGCGCTCGCGCAGATCGGCAACCAGGCGAAAGTCGAATTCACGCACGTGCCCTACAAGGGCGGCGGGCCGCTGATGATCGACGCGGTCGGCGGCCAGGTGCCGCTCGCGGTGGGCACGGTGTTCCTCGTCAATCCGCACGTGAAGGCGGGCAAGCTGAAGGCGCTCGCCGTGACCTCGATGAATGCCACGCCGCAGATGCCGGGCGTCGCGACGGTCGCGGAGCAGGGCGTGCCGGGGTTCTCCGCGCTCGCCTGGTGGGGCGTCATCGCGCCCGCGGGCACTCCTGCGCCGATCGTGAAGCGCATGTATGACGAGCTCACGAAGGCGCTCAAGACGCCCGCGGTCGCCGAGAAGCTCACGGCGCAGGGCATGGACATCGTGGGCGGCGGTCCGGCGGACCTCGACAAGTTCCTGCGCGCGGAGATCGAGCGCTGGGCGAAGGTCGTGCGCGACAACAAGATCAAGGCTGGAGACTGA